A genomic stretch from Gemmatimonadaceae bacterium includes:
- the murJ gene encoding murein biosynthesis integral membrane protein MurJ — translation MTEPAEPARSGVRGSVAVAAGIFASRIFGLVRQRAFAHYMGAGEVADAFNQAMRIPNLLQNLFGEGALSASFIPVYARLNVAGDDEGRQRVAGAVLGILALGVATMSLLGVLAASVLVDVIAPGFEGSKRDLTVQVVRVLFPGAGLLVVSAWCLGVLNSHGRFLLSYASPVIWNLAMIATLLVWGERETLPRLAVLLAWGSVAGSLLQVLVQWPVVHRVLGAWYLSLGRGLADVRTVLRNFTPAFIGRGVTQISAFVDAWVASYLIDGSATMLANAQVVYMLPVSLFGMSIAAAQLPAMSGEAGGSEAHQRLRGRLTSGLTRVAFFVVPSAIAFVAIGDVVGGVIFRTGRFGGAETRWLWGTLAASSMGLVAATMARLYATALFALQDTRTPQRCAIVRVMVGGALGVTGAFWVGRVLGLDLRWNVVLLALGSGLAAWVEFALLRRAVFTRIGHAGVRQGTWWRIGLAGGLAAVAALGLRLALGSESMPRMLAVLVAFGLTYFTLTLVLGVPEAKGVLAMVRRRR, via the coding sequence GTGACCGAACCGGCGGAACCGGCGAGGAGCGGCGTCCGGGGATCCGTCGCCGTCGCGGCCGGGATCTTCGCCAGTCGCATTTTCGGCCTCGTCCGACAGCGCGCGTTTGCCCACTACATGGGCGCGGGAGAAGTCGCTGACGCCTTCAACCAGGCGATGCGGATTCCCAACCTCCTGCAGAATCTCTTTGGGGAAGGCGCGTTGTCGGCGTCGTTCATTCCCGTCTATGCCCGGCTCAACGTCGCCGGCGACGACGAGGGCCGACAGCGCGTCGCGGGCGCGGTGCTCGGCATCCTCGCACTGGGCGTCGCCACGATGAGCCTGCTGGGCGTGCTGGCTGCGTCGGTGCTCGTCGACGTCATCGCGCCGGGCTTCGAGGGCAGCAAGCGCGACCTGACGGTGCAGGTCGTGCGTGTGTTGTTTCCGGGGGCGGGGCTCCTCGTGGTTTCTGCGTGGTGCCTCGGCGTCCTCAATTCGCACGGTCGGTTCCTGCTGTCCTACGCGTCGCCGGTCATCTGGAACCTGGCGATGATCGCGACGCTGCTCGTCTGGGGTGAACGCGAAACGCTGCCGCGCCTGGCCGTGCTGCTCGCCTGGGGAAGCGTGGCCGGCAGCCTGCTTCAGGTGCTGGTGCAGTGGCCCGTGGTGCATCGTGTGTTGGGGGCGTGGTATCTCTCCCTCGGACGCGGGCTGGCCGATGTCCGGACCGTCCTGCGGAACTTCACACCCGCCTTCATCGGTCGTGGCGTCACGCAGATTTCGGCGTTCGTCGATGCCTGGGTCGCGTCGTATCTCATCGACGGATCGGCGACGATGCTCGCCAATGCGCAGGTTGTGTACATGTTGCCGGTGAGCCTGTTCGGCATGTCGATCGCGGCTGCACAGCTACCGGCCATGTCGGGGGAGGCTGGTGGCAGCGAGGCGCACCAGCGGCTCCGCGGACGGCTCACCTCCGGCCTGACGCGCGTGGCCTTCTTCGTCGTGCCCAGCGCGATCGCGTTCGTGGCCATCGGGGACGTGGTCGGAGGCGTCATCTTTCGCACGGGACGGTTTGGGGGCGCAGAAACCCGATGGCTCTGGGGCACGCTCGCCGCGTCCTCCATGGGACTCGTGGCGGCGACCATGGCGCGCCTGTACGCGACCGCGCTCTTCGCGCTCCAGGACACGCGGACGCCACAACGTTGCGCCATCGTGCGCGTCATGGTGGGCGGTGCGCTGGGCGTGACCGGGGCGTTCTGGGTGGGACGCGTTCTTGGGCTGGACCTGCGTTGGAACGTGGTCCTGCTTGCCCTGGGGTCGGGACTTGCGGCCTGGGTCGAGTTCGCGCTGCTGCGGCGCGCCGTCTTCACCCGTATTGGCCACGCCGGCGTGCGCCAGGGGACATGGTGGCGAATCGGGCTCGCCGGTGGCCTCGCCGCGGTCGCGGCGCTGGGCCTCCGCCTGGCGCTGGGGTCCGAGTCGATGCCCAGGATGCTGGCGGTTCTTGTGGCGTTCGGCTTGACCTACTTCACGCTCACGCTCGTGCTCGGGGTTCCGGAGGCAAAGGGCGTGCTCGCGATGGTGCGGCGTCGCCGGTGA